The DNA sequence TTTGATGAGGCATTTATTGTGAATAACAAATGAGGTATCACTTGCTTTACAACAaaaggatcaaaatatttttcaaacaatgtGTTTGATTGAAGTTGTAAAGGCTTGTCCTCAAGACTTGAGGGAGACAGAATGGGAGGCATTTTTGGAGTAAGTCAGCTCTTTTTGTGAATAAAACTCAATCTCAGTACCTAATATGGGGGATAATATGCGAATCTGCGGTCGTTCTAGACGGGAAGGGCAAGTCATTACTCATTTTCACCATTACCGTGTTGAAATTTTCTGTGAGGTTAGTATTCTTTAtagttattatgtttttgtaaatctcattaatttagtttcttagaaatatttgtaattttatcaTTGTTGCAATGTTAGgtcattgttttgatttcacAAGAAATGCAAAACCGTTTCCCAGAAACTAGCACAGAATTACTTCTTCTTTTATCATGCCTTGATCCAAGGGACTCATTTTCCAAATTCAACATCTACAAGCTACTTCATCTTGCAGAACTTTATCCAGAAGATTTCACAATGACTGAGCGCATGATGCTTGAGGATCAATTTGCTACTTTTATTTATGATGTGCGGCATAATGcagattttataaatgttgcGGACTTGGGAGGTTTTGCTAGGAAAATGGTTGAGACatgcaaacatattatttttccaCTCATTTATCGCCTTATTGAGTTGGCATTGGTTTTACCAGTTGCGACagctagtgttgagagggtgtttTCGGCGatgaatattgtgaaaactGACTTACACAATAAAATGGGAGACGAGTGGATGAATGATAGCCTGGTTGTCTATATTGGGCGCAAGGTTTTTGCAACTATAGACAATGAAGCAATGCTACAAGGTtttcaaaaaatgcaaactcgGCGGATGCAATTACCTCCTCTTAGTCTTAGCCACATGGCTCACATTTCTAGCATTAACGCTAGCATTGGTTCGAGTTCAAGTGTACGGAAATAGCTATTGTATGTTTTTCCCTACTTATGTATTCAAAGTGtggttgttttaatcaaaaaatttattatctcaTTATTTACAAATCAGACAAATGCTTATTTAGatgcatttttatatatatatatatatatattttgaattagcCCCCCCGCTACTAAATCCTGGTTCCGCCACTGGAGAGAGGATATCATCATGACGGCCATTAAGAGCTAGGAATTGTTCGTCGATAGCACGAGAGTGAGTAGTTATACCTTCAGTTACTGAGAGTTAATGAAAGGTCCAATGTGGTGATCATTGGGAAGAGGATTCACCGGTGAATGATCATTTagtgagagaaaaagagaaaagaagagagaaagaaaaaaagagagagaattaCGAAATAATTTCTTCTACCTTCTTTTGTTGGATGTTCATATATCAAAGTTTACGTACAATCATGCTCTCCAATCCTAGTTAAACAGTTATCCCACTCATTCTCTCACAATAATACTAACAATAACATCTAGACCACTGTCCCACTCATTCTCTCACCATAATACTAACAATAATATCCAGACCCCATTATAGAagtaattacattaaaaaatctTACATTTCATAGAGCTTAATAAACCCCAATTAAGCCTTGATAACTCATTTTGTTTGCATTCACTTTTTGGAGTGTTAGAGTTGGTTGCTGGCATATCCAAGTCTTCTACACCTTCACATAAGGTCACTAATATTAAACATTCATTGACAGTAATAAAGCATGGAGCATAAAAAAGGTTGAACTTAATTAGTAAGAGATCTTGTAGTAATACCATATACCAGTTATGATCTTCATTTGTATATTCAAAGATTGATGTAACATAAATATGGTAGCTGATAGGTGATCCATTAACATTATATTTGTTTGAGAGGTCAATAACATGTAGAAATTATTTGTGGAACTATGACAGGTTGGTGATTCATTAACATTATATTTGTTTCACATCCCAATAACATGTAGAAATTATTAAACTAACAGGTGACCTATCAAGTGACATGTTTGTTAGTAATTGTTGTAATATGATTTCTGAGATTTTTCCCCCTTATTCTAGTggataatttattttgaatcagTTGTGATCCTTCTTTTCTGATAACATTTTATGTACTCTAATGTTCAAATGGCAGTGTATTAAATTAGTAATcatttaatatacatacatattcaaTGAATACCAAGAACACATATAGATGATTAATGAACACATGCACATGGTGGTTGTAGGCAACtctatttatgatttgattattaCCTAAAATTATCATCAACAATGGATGGTAGCATTGATGATAATATTGAGATAAAGTTTTTAAACATAATTCTCATACTcaattctatttaatttttttcaaatttgtatCTTAAACTCATGTATAATTTCTATTAAAGTTCTTTGACTATTCTTGcctgaaaaaattaattagaagatgaaaattttaaaaaatttatttgatgggTATAATTATctgtttataaattaatttagtaATTAGTGCAATAATTGTCTATTAAAAGTTAGATACTAGGGATGATAGTGTCATGCATGTGTAGAAGACAAGTTCTGAATCAAGACagtataaaatttcaaaacaatccATTCTAAAGAAGTTGAATATTTTacctaaaaaacaaaattcattcATAAATTAGAAACTTGATAcattatttcaaataatcatAATATTAGCTAATAATTTGAGCTTTAAaagttcaaaagaaaatattttgaataaattaacatgataattataatattagcTAATAAATAGTCATCATccttttgatttattctttcatCTCCATCCAATTATCACTTGTTTATtcttataatttcaaaatttaatccATGAAATACAGAAagtagaaaaatgaaaataagaattagagtgagaaaa is a window from the Dioscorea cayenensis subsp. rotundata cultivar TDr96_F1 chromosome 2, TDr96_F1_v2_PseudoChromosome.rev07_lg8_w22 25.fasta, whole genome shotgun sequence genome containing:
- the LOC120274156 gene encoding uncharacterized protein LOC120274156 encodes the protein MGDNMRICGRSRREGQVITHFHHYRVEIFCEVIVLISQEMQNRFPETSTELLLLLSCLDPRDSFSKFNIYKLLHLAELYPEDFTMTERMMLEDQFATFIYDVRHNADFINVADLGGFARKMVETCKHIIFPLIYRLIELALVLPVATASVERVFSAMNIVKTDLHNKMGDEWMNDSLVVYIGRKVFATIDNEAMLQGFQKMQTRRMQLPPLSLSHMAHISSINASIGSSSSVRK